In Prosthecobacter sp. SYSU 5D2, the following proteins share a genomic window:
- a CDS encoding Uma2 family endonuclease has translation MLPELIQEAQRAWAREQKLRQKFYQDITPEHKWEFIQGEVIMHSPAANRHLMATKRLMALMDTYVRVRQLGLVHSEKAMTSFPRNDYEPDVMFFGEAKLAVIDPDTLRFPIPDLIVEVLSPSTEKRDRGVKFEDYALHSVGEYWIVDPAAETVELYRLSGDAYPPVPAQTEGLLSSDVIPGFDISVRAVFDEAENLLALRGMLAGAE, from the coding sequence GTGCTGCCTGAACTTATTCAGGAGGCGCAGCGCGCGTGGGCACGTGAGCAGAAGCTGAGGCAGAAGTTTTACCAGGACATCACCCCGGAGCACAAATGGGAGTTCATCCAGGGCGAAGTCATCATGCACTCCCCGGCTGCGAACCGGCACCTGATGGCAACCAAACGCCTAATGGCGCTGATGGATACTTATGTGCGGGTAAGGCAGCTTGGACTGGTGCATTCGGAAAAGGCGATGACCTCTTTCCCTCGCAACGATTACGAGCCGGATGTCATGTTTTTCGGTGAGGCCAAGCTCGCTGTCATTGACCCCGATACACTGCGCTTTCCGATACCGGATCTGATCGTGGAAGTGCTGTCACCGTCCACGGAAAAGCGGGATCGGGGGGTGAAGTTCGAGGACTATGCTCTGCATAGCGTGGGAGAATACTGGATCGTGGATCCGGCGGCGGAGACGGTGGAGCTGTACCGGCTGTCGGGAGATGCCTATCCGCCCGTTCCGGCACAGACGGAGGGCCTGCTAAGCAGCGATGTCATCCCGGGATTCGATATCTCCGTGCGGGCGGTGTTTGACGAAGCCGAAAACCTGCTGGCTCTGCGCGGCATGCTGGCAGGGGCGGAGTGA
- a CDS encoding sulfatase-like hydrolase/transferase, which produces MKRLLSIVTLFVMFGSAFAAEQRPNIVMVFIDDMGWGDFSCFGNADAKTPNVDRLAAEGIRFSQFYVNSPICSPSRCALTTGQYPQRWRITSFLNNRAENDRRGVAQWLDPQAPTLARYLQADGYATGHFGKWHLGGQRDVDDAPPITAYGFDESLTNFEGMGPKLLPLTLKPGDIAPGKIWGDAERLGKPVTWMQRSEITSGFIDAALPFMKKAVAAKKPFYVNLWPDDVHSPYWPPVGKWADDKRGLYLSVLEEMDRQFGRLFDHIRSTPELRDNTLVLVCSDNGPEPGAGSAGPFRGHKTQIYEGGIRSPLVVWGPGVIADGKGGTHDETTVFAAFDLVPSLLKLAGASAPADVAFDGEDVSAALTGRSEGGRQAPLFWRRPPDRKFWAPMVPAAQPDLAMREGKWKLLCDYDGSQPQLYDLARDRAETTDLAAKEPELVKRLTTAAVAWHRSMPEDNGAKIASEPPRPKGKKNKKAK; this is translated from the coding sequence ATGAAACGGCTTTTATCCATTGTTACGTTGTTTGTTATGTTTGGCTCCGCATTTGCGGCGGAGCAGCGACCCAACATCGTCATGGTCTTCATTGATGACATGGGCTGGGGGGATTTTTCCTGCTTTGGCAATGCCGATGCGAAGACGCCAAATGTGGACCGTCTGGCGGCCGAGGGAATTCGGTTTTCACAGTTCTATGTGAACTCGCCCATCTGCTCGCCCTCCCGCTGTGCGCTGACGACCGGGCAGTACCCGCAGCGCTGGCGGATCACCTCGTTCCTCAACAACCGCGCGGAGAATGATAGGCGCGGGGTGGCCCAGTGGCTGGATCCGCAGGCGCCCACGCTGGCGCGGTATCTGCAGGCGGACGGTTATGCCACCGGCCATTTCGGCAAATGGCATCTTGGCGGCCAGCGCGATGTGGATGATGCCCCCCCCATCACGGCCTATGGCTTTGATGAAAGTCTAACAAACTTTGAGGGTATGGGGCCAAAGCTCCTGCCGCTGACCCTGAAGCCCGGCGATATCGCACCGGGGAAGATCTGGGGCGATGCCGAGCGCCTGGGAAAACCGGTGACATGGATGCAGCGGTCGGAGATCACCAGCGGTTTCATTGATGCGGCGCTGCCCTTTATGAAAAAGGCGGTGGCGGCCAAGAAGCCGTTTTATGTCAACCTGTGGCCGGATGATGTGCACAGCCCTTACTGGCCGCCGGTGGGCAAATGGGCGGATGACAAGCGTGGCCTGTATCTCTCCGTTCTGGAGGAGATGGACCGGCAGTTTGGCCGCCTGTTTGATCACATCCGCAGTACGCCGGAGCTGCGGGACAATACACTGGTCCTGGTCTGCTCTGACAACGGACCGGAGCCAGGTGCGGGCAGCGCCGGTCCGTTCCGTGGGCACAAGACACAGATTTATGAAGGCGGCATCCGCTCACCCCTGGTCGTCTGGGGGCCGGGTGTCATCGCAGATGGAAAAGGGGGCACGCATGATGAGACCACGGTGTTTGCAGCCTTTGACCTGGTGCCTTCGCTGCTGAAGCTGGCAGGCGCGAGCGCCCCTGCGGACGTGGCCTTTGATGGCGAGGATGTCTCGGCCGCCCTGACAGGCCGCAGTGAAGGCGGACGGCAGGCCCCGCTTTTCTGGCGGCGTCCACCCGACCGGAAATTCTGGGCACCCATGGTTCCCGCCGCCCAGCCGGACCTGGCCATGCGCGAGGGCAAATGGAAGCTGCTTTGTGACTACGACGGCAGCCAACCCCAACTCTACGACCTGGCGCGCGACCGGGCTGAAACAACCGATCTGGCCGCCAAAGAGCCCGAACTGGTGAAACGCCTGACCACCGCCGCCGTCGCCTGGCACCGCTCCATGCCGGAGGACAATGGCGCCAAAATCGCGTCCGAGCCGCCGCGTCCGAAAGGCAAGAAGAACAAAAAAGCCAAGTGA